The following are from one region of the Natronosporangium hydrolyticum genome:
- the rpsT gene encoding 30S ribosomal protein S20 yields MANIKSQIKRNRQNEQRRLRNKSVKSSLKTAVRKFHAALETGDLEAAASLQRDAARKLDKAASKGVIHRNQAANRKSSIAHRLDGASDS; encoded by the coding sequence GTGGCGAACATCAAGTCGCAGATCAAGCGGAACCGGCAGAACGAGCAGCGCCGACTGCGGAACAAGTCCGTCAAGTCGTCGCTCAAGACCGCGGTCCGCAAGTTCCACGCGGCCCTGGAGACCGGTGACCTGGAGGCCGCCGCCTCGCTGCAGCGGGACGCGGCCCGCAAGCTGGACAAGGCCGCCAGCAAGGGCGTCATCCACCGTAACCAGGCGGCGAACCGGAAGTCCTCGATCGCCCACCGGTTGGACGGGGCCAGCGACAGCTGA